One genomic segment of Micromonospora sp. WMMC415 includes these proteins:
- a CDS encoding PIN domain nuclease, whose protein sequence is MSRELYLLDKSALARWPKSAVAPVLDELSERGLLAVCGAVEIEVIQSARTAKDAQRARWLLGGFHWLPMPDEVWDRAIDVQLQALHKGNHRALSMADLVIAATAERHGATVLHYDGDYDMITAITGQPTVWVVPAGTAD, encoded by the coding sequence GTGAGTCGAGAACTCTACCTGCTCGACAAGTCGGCTCTAGCCCGCTGGCCCAAGTCCGCCGTCGCGCCCGTCCTCGACGAATTGTCCGAACGCGGTCTGTTGGCGGTGTGTGGCGCGGTCGAGATCGAGGTGATCCAGAGCGCCCGGACGGCCAAGGACGCCCAGCGTGCCCGCTGGCTGCTCGGTGGCTTCCACTGGCTCCCGATGCCAGACGAGGTCTGGGATCGTGCAATAGACGTTCAACTCCAGGCGCTGCACAAGGGCAACCATCGCGCCCTCTCCATGGCTGATCTGGTGATAGCCGCAACCGCAGAGCGGCACGGGGCGACGGTGCTGCACTACGACGGTGACTACGACATGATCACTGCGATCACTGGTCAGCCCACCGTCTGGGTCGTGCCTGCCGGCACCGCAGACTGA
- a CDS encoding type II toxin-antitoxin system VapB family antitoxin encodes MSRTILDVDDELLAEAAKIFGTTTKKATVNAALKAAVDREKRREFADWLKSGGLPGLTGPTDVKPNAA; translated from the coding sequence ATGTCCAGGACCATCCTCGACGTCGATGACGAACTGCTCGCCGAGGCTGCGAAGATCTTCGGCACCACCACCAAGAAGGCGACCGTGAACGCAGCTCTGAAGGCTGCCGTCGACCGGGAGAAGCGGCGCGAATTTGCCGACTGGCTCAAGAGCGGCGGCCTGCCGGGTCTGACCGGGCCCACCGACGTGAAGCCGAATGCGGCGTGA
- a CDS encoding alpha-amylase family protein codes for MHRRRRPSAIVALGVIAGLLLPAIVAAPPAAAAPAGTKKVIANLFEWNWTSVASECQSTLGPKGYGWVQVSPPQEHVRRSEWWVSYQPVSYRIESRKGTRAQFKSMVDTCHAAGVKVIVDAVVNHMSGQDNPGTGWAGSSYSHYDYPGIYQSQDFHFCGRPGNEISNYGDRWEVQNCELVNLADLKTESEYVRSRLATYLNDLLSLGVDGFRMDASKHMPAADIAAIKAKLSRSAYIVQEVIYGAGEPITPNEYTGNGDVHEFRYGKDLARVFRSERLAYLRNFGEGWGHLPSSVSAVFVDNHDTQRDFGGVLTYNDRGIYALANAFMLAWPYGSPTVMSSYTFGNRDQGPPQDSSGRTRNTTCYSGWECEHRWPVIANMVGFRNATEGAGVANWYDNGYQHIAFSRAGKGYLTVNDEDFAISGRSYYTGLPAGRYCDVIHGTYSNGTCSGPVITVDGNGWFAATVPAHDAIAIHVGARLS; via the coding sequence ATGCATCGACGTCGACGCCCGTCGGCGATCGTCGCCCTGGGCGTGATCGCCGGCCTGCTCCTCCCGGCCATCGTGGCGGCACCCCCGGCCGCCGCGGCCCCGGCCGGCACCAAGAAGGTCATCGCCAACCTCTTCGAGTGGAACTGGACCTCAGTAGCGAGCGAGTGCCAGTCGACCCTGGGCCCCAAGGGTTACGGCTGGGTCCAGGTCTCGCCGCCCCAGGAGCACGTCCGGCGCTCCGAGTGGTGGGTCTCCTACCAGCCGGTCAGCTACCGGATCGAGTCCCGCAAGGGCACCCGCGCCCAGTTCAAGTCGATGGTGGACACCTGCCACGCCGCCGGCGTCAAGGTGATCGTCGACGCGGTGGTCAACCACATGTCCGGGCAGGACAACCCGGGCACCGGGTGGGCCGGGTCGTCGTACAGCCACTACGACTACCCCGGCATCTACCAGTCGCAGGACTTCCACTTCTGCGGGCGGCCGGGCAACGAGATCAGCAACTACGGCGACCGGTGGGAGGTCCAGAACTGTGAACTGGTCAACCTCGCCGACCTGAAGACCGAGTCGGAGTACGTCCGCTCACGGCTGGCCACGTACCTCAACGACCTGCTGTCGCTGGGCGTGGACGGGTTCCGGATGGACGCCAGCAAGCACATGCCGGCGGCCGACATCGCGGCGATCAAGGCCAAGCTCTCGCGGTCCGCGTACATTGTGCAGGAGGTCATCTACGGCGCCGGCGAGCCGATCACGCCGAACGAGTACACCGGCAACGGTGACGTGCACGAGTTCCGATACGGCAAGGACCTGGCCCGCGTCTTCCGCTCCGAGCGGCTGGCCTACCTGCGCAACTTCGGCGAGGGCTGGGGGCACCTGCCCAGCTCGGTCTCGGCGGTCTTCGTCGACAACCACGACACCCAGCGCGACTTCGGCGGGGTGCTGACCTACAACGACCGGGGCATCTACGCTCTCGCGAACGCGTTCATGCTGGCCTGGCCGTACGGGTCGCCGACGGTCATGTCCAGCTACACCTTCGGCAACCGGGACCAGGGCCCGCCCCAGGACTCCTCCGGCCGGACGCGCAACACGACCTGCTACTCCGGCTGGGAGTGCGAGCACCGCTGGCCGGTCATCGCCAACATGGTCGGTTTCCGCAACGCCACCGAGGGCGCCGGGGTCGCCAACTGGTACGACAACGGCTACCAGCACATCGCGTTCAGCCGCGCCGGCAAGGGCTACCTCACCGTCAACGACGAGGACTTCGCGATCAGCGGCCGGTCCTACTACACCGGCCTGCCGGCCGGCCGGTACTGCGACGTCATCCACGGCACGTACAGCAACGGGACGTGCAGCGGCCCGGTGATCACCGTGGACGGCAACGGCTGGTTCGCCGCCACCGTCCCCGCGCACGACGCGATCGCCATCCACGTGGGCGCCCGCCTGAGCTGA
- a CDS encoding L,D-transpeptidase, whose product MLFDRMGSRLRWTAVGVGVPLLLVAAGITGWRLTPQPEPTPAAQPVMEQPAPEESETPEAPETPVPEETVPVAAPAPDDLPVVDYDPAPRGFPADPEPLDPAPLTEGVHPTRRIAAYTAPGGKPVAFLAPTINDVELTMPVVERRSGWTAVLLPSANRTLAWLPPGGFTTVPLPDQIVVERRHHRLTWYRSGRAVRSWQVSLGQSGQETPLGRTFVLGRTEPPESVYGGVDIFALGAIPDDPDSVPAGLRGAHIGLHSWYHDGELGRNTTNGCIRLTKSGQRHLLSEVRPGTEVLVVDELPEPPPTA is encoded by the coding sequence GTGCTGTTTGACCGAATGGGCTCGCGCCTCCGCTGGACGGCCGTCGGGGTCGGCGTACCCCTGCTGCTGGTGGCCGCCGGCATCACCGGCTGGCGACTGACCCCGCAGCCGGAGCCCACACCGGCCGCCCAGCCGGTCATGGAGCAGCCGGCACCGGAGGAATCCGAGACCCCCGAGGCCCCCGAGACGCCCGTACCCGAGGAGACCGTGCCGGTCGCGGCGCCCGCGCCGGACGACCTGCCGGTCGTCGACTACGACCCGGCGCCCCGCGGCTTCCCGGCCGACCCGGAGCCGCTGGACCCCGCGCCCCTGACCGAGGGCGTGCACCCGACCCGGCGGATCGCCGCCTACACCGCGCCCGGCGGGAAGCCCGTCGCCTTCCTCGCCCCCACCATCAACGACGTCGAGCTGACCATGCCCGTCGTCGAGCGCCGCAGCGGGTGGACGGCTGTGCTGCTCCCCTCCGCCAACCGCACCCTGGCCTGGCTGCCGCCGGGCGGCTTCACCACCGTGCCCCTGCCCGACCAGATCGTCGTGGAGCGCCGGCACCACCGGCTGACGTGGTACCGGAGCGGCCGGGCCGTCCGGTCCTGGCAGGTCAGCCTCGGGCAGAGCGGTCAGGAGACGCCGCTGGGGCGGACCTTCGTCCTCGGCCGCACCGAGCCGCCCGAATCCGTGTACGGCGGAGTGGACATCTTCGCGCTCGGTGCGATCCCCGACGACCCCGACTCGGTCCCGGCCGGCCTGCGCGGCGCGCACATCGGGCTGCACAGCTGGTACCACGACGGCGAGCTGGGCCGGAACACCACCAACGGCTGCATCCGGCTGACCAAGAGCGGGCAGCGGCACCTGCTGTCCGAGGTACGCCCCGGCACCGAGGTCCTGGTCGTCGACGAACTGCCGGAGCCACCCCCGACCGCGTGA